Part of the Panicum virgatum strain AP13 chromosome 4N, P.virgatum_v5, whole genome shotgun sequence genome is shown below.
TACAGATGCTGAAGGTGCACAGAGAGATGTAGAAGCTAGAGCTTTGCACGGCCCAAGTATGAGAACTGATGAGCATATTTTACTTAGCGATGCTACATTGGTATGAATGATCATTCAGTTTACTTTGCAGCCTACAAAAACAGGAATCATCCATAAATAAATTTGTTGTAAATAAAACTCTGGATAATGTCAAAAACAGAACCTTCTTCGAGAGAGGAGGGGGCTACCTGATCATATTTAGAAGCACGTAAATAAAATAAGAaggtgaaaaaatttggaaatCTTGAAGAGCCAGTTTTTTAATATGCATTTCAGTGAAGCAGGTAAGCAAATCGAGTTCTAAACATTCAGTTTGTAGGGACTACAATGCAAGAATGGAAATAAATAAGTGATGTAACTAACTTTTAATAAATCACTGAAGAAAGAACCGAAGAAGGCACAATCAGTCTGAACTCGAAATAGTAGGGGAGAACCAAATCAGTTTGAAAGGTAGAACCTCCAATTGGTGAAAATAAATCTTTCAAGCATACTGTTGCAACCGCACCTATTTTGATATGGCGATTCGAACATGCTGCTGCACCCATTTTGGAAGGAAATGTGTTCTAATTCTAGCCAGAAAAGGGGAAAGGCATGGATTGGACCTGAAAAAAATAATCTAGCAGGGAGGAACAGAGTTGGGACTTGGGAGATGGATTCGATGTGAAGGAGGAAAGAGCTCGATTTGGGCTGGGGTGAGTTCGATCCATTGACTACAAATCCGATTGGGAAGGGTAAGCACATCAAGAAATATAGATTTTTACATACCGTAGGCTGTCAGCAGAGGTTGCCCGCTCCCATCGGCTGATCCGGCGATGGAGGGCACCTGAGGAAGGTGGCCGGAGAGAGAAGGCGGCCCGCCCGGCAGCGGCCGCAGGAGCTCAACCGCTGCTGTGATGTGAGAGCTACCGCGGAGATAGGTACTGGTGGAGATTAGGAGGAAGGAGCCAGGTCGCTGGCGATGAGCCAGGCGCGCTCCCCGCATCCTGCTGGCCGCTGCTCTTGCATGCCTCCTGCGAGCTCGGTCCCGCCCGCGAGCTGCTCCCCGCACGCACTGGGTCCCGTGGCTCCCCGCCGGCTCCGGGAagggaagtgaccggcggatctgggagaagcGGCGGTGGATCTGGGGAGCGGAGGGAGGGTGCGCGGCGTGGCGTTGGCCCAACGAAGGACCGGAGTCGGCGCATCGAGGTGGTGATGTCCCGTGGACGCGAAGCGGCCACGTGCCGGTCCTGTCCTCGCAAACCTCCGCCGTGCCCCGCCTCGTCGCCCGGgcaccgccgccccgctcgccctctcccctctccttgCGAACCTCCGCTGCCGCCATCCCTCTGGCccgccccgcctcctcgcccgGGTGAGGCTGCCGCCGTCCCTCCGCCATGCCCTGCCTCCtcgcccgggcggcggcgccgccgccgtccgtccCCCGTTCCGCACGTTGTGAGGCCGTAGAAAGCAGGAGACGGCACCCGCGCGGCGGCCCGCTGCTAGGGTGAGGGCAGGAAGCGCGCCTTCGCCCCGTCGTCCTCCCGAGGGTTGCTCCCGACGCCGTCTCCATCCACCAAGAACCGAAGCCCACTTTCCCCCTCTGCCGCCTCCGtggagagaaagggaaaggagaaAGAGACCGACCTATCCGATGGAAGACGGGGGTGGGAGGCGGTGCCCAGCGAGACGGTGCGGCGACGTCCGCGGTTCGCGTGGGGCCGATTGGAGGGCCGGCGTTGGGCTACTTTTTCTGTGAGAACACGTGTCGTGTGGAGACATACCGAGCGTCCTCAGTCCTTCCAGCCCACGGCGTATATGAGTTAGAGTATATTCTGCAGCAATCCATGAGTGAGAAGCCAGCGCGCGCTAGACTGGTTGGTCTACCCGTGCGCTCGGCACCCTGACGGCGAGAGTTGGAACCCCAGGGGCGGATTTCTTGGCTGCAGGGTTGGCCACAGGTGGTGAATTTCTAAATTTGGATGAGAAGGTCTTACAGCTACTTTCACATGTGTATTTTATGATGGATCATGTATCTGACCTAACGATATTAGAATATCTATGATGGTATATACATAGAACATAtgaacatattttttttatatactagtattaaaatataattataatatatttaaataatagggttgtttttgaaaatttatatatatatttctttgAAGTATATTAGAATTAGTATATAATTATATACATAATAAAAAAGATAATACATATTTGGAAATCGGCTTTGGTCCCGGTTTTCCAACAAGTACTTGGGAAGGGAGACCAAAAGTGGTCTTAGATATAAGATATTTCACCCGGTGCCTAAAGCCCTCTTTGGTatcggttggtctttccaaccagtACCGAagaattttctctcttttcctaAATCTAgttttaactaatttatttattactatttatacTTTCATAATTTCTACACTCACCTGAGCTATACACTACCACATGTCCATTAGTCGCGTTTGAGTTCAAAGAATGTATGGAAATAACTAAAAATCACTGCTCATCATGTGATTAAGTTATTTAgatataataatatttataaatatacaaATATCGATTGATGTCACGATTACAATATGTGCAAGTACTAAACCGAATAGCCGAACTGCCCTACGACCCGGTACTGCTAGCcgcaccgataccaacgaagggtcagccatgagtttctatactagctccactggtgaagacagtatcaagtccgcctaccggtgcacatatggtactgaacTTACTGGTTTTGACTACCTTCTACTCCCGACATACGGTTAGTGCTGTTCAAACTCGATCAGCAGGGCCTTAATCGACgtaggcggaggcttacttttcATCCATTTCATATTCATAACCATATTCCtttccgcccggtctctatTTTCATACATCTCATCATCATTTCCAACATTCTCATCCCAAAGGTATAGTTTctgtatctcgcgagtgacaaagaatcactcgacttcatcctatatctcgcgagtgacaggaaatcactcgacttctaccgagtcctaTTTAAGCATGGCAGTGCtatcgacctacacatactagtataggaCCAAGAGAACCTATGGATCAtacaactaaggtttcaaacaattcctaaaaatgtaatgcacaagtaataaatatataatgATTCATAATTTAAAAGAGTAGGTTATGcatcggggcttgcctgggattaacactaagtcagtgttatttagatgatactcgcttaGCGAGCATCTGCCTTCAGTCATGCACATcaggatccatccatccatcttctggatATGTCAACCAAACATCATCTTTGGGTTCGGCTCCAACAGCACGTGCTTCGCGTCCACGCgttgtacatctagcgtacctatatGAGATGCAACAATGCTGATGTATGAATGCATGGACGATGCAACACGCAAAGCATTCATAAGGTACAACACAATAACATAAGCACCTAGAGCTATTTAATTCAATCATCACTCAAGCATCTCATAGGGATGAGCACATCAATTATGAAAAACACTTTACAGCTATTGCCAGAAACAAGATTAAATTGTACATGCCAAACTATGCAAGTGCTGGTACTGAAGATTTAACTGAGTTTTGATGATCCTATTATGAACCTACTGTAAATTTCTCTGAGTTAAAGAATCAgtacacaaggcatgaaaaataaaacaagtgATAGCtgtattaatcaagtttaaattaTACAAGCAATTGTACTGAGTTCCTGGGGCTCAAACTTTACTGTCATGATTATGTACTCAAGGACAACctctagtaaaaatattatatttttttcaggCACAAGAACTATTTTCCTTGATTAATGTAGTTCTCCATaacaaaaatcatttggtctagttaggCATTACTAAAAATTATCAAAATTTTCCTACAGCAACTAGGAACAAAACTaaaggtactgtaaaagttgcAACTCATGAAACAGAGTAGAACAACTTGAAGACATAAAACCatttaacctaggcataaatCAAGATTTAATTGAAACTATGGGTAAACATGAGaaatgaccatgaaatttttatagtaacacTAGAATCATAGGAACACATtgacataaaaatttcatagcatgACATGGCTCCAATCATTAATTATTAAAAAGGTAAGAACAACTAGTCTTTATGCACTATTAaacataaatctatttttggaGCAAAAACTTTCTAATGGCCTACCCCATATTATGAATTTAAATCATATATCtactcacaaggattccaaaaagtccttatttacctttttatgatttttctacaatttttaatTGCATTTCAAAATTTactgaaaaaatataaaaacaaatCTAGATATTGCGTATGGGTCCCTGGTTTTGCAAAAAACCCCTAGATTTAATTGGGGCCTTGCAAATCGGCCCTTGGCCGGCTAAAAACAGGGGAGGgcaaagggggggggggcggtgccGGCCGGTTTCCGGCGACGGCGGTCGTCGGCAGCGAGGGGTCTGGGGCGAAGGAGATAGAGGAGGTCGGGAGCTACCTGTGGGTTGCCTTGGAAGGGGTTGGGGGTGGTCGGAGGCGGCGGGGCCGCGGCAGCAGGCGGCACTgctcggcggtggtggcgcttCGGTGAGGGAATGGGGGCGCggaggggtcggcgagcaaCAGTAGAGGGTGGGGATGCCATTTCCAAACTCAGTTAGGGCGAAGGAAAGCCGAAAGCAAGAGCTCCGCGGTGAGCTCGGtttggcggccatggcggacggcggtgccGCAGAGCAgtggggcacggcggcggcagctcacGGCGTCGACGGCGCGCGAGCGGGCGGGTCTGGTGCGCGCGGTGATAGGGCACGGGGGTCGCGCGAGTGTGGCTTGCggcaggcgcgcggcggggcagagCAACGGCGGCGTGCGGTGGCGCACAGGCGGGCGGCGCAGGCAGGCTCGGCTGAGGCGGCTATGGCGGCACCCACACATGAGAGAGGCGAGAGATCGAGCGAGAGAGAGGAGCTGGCGAGCGAGCGCCGTGGACGACTTGAACACGGAAGCGGTCCGGCAGCTTCGAGAGGAAACGAGTGAGGAGGATGACAAGTGGGGCCCAGTGATCAGGGTGTTACACACGGGAGGGGTGGGTGGGGGCGCggcgtcgccccccccccccgagtcaCCTGTCGAGGACGATGcgaggcccccccccccccccgagtctATCGAGGACGACGCGAGGGGGGCTTCTCCTATCTTGCGGTGAACCAGAAAAAAGCATGGTGTGACGACTATTTTGAGGAAGAATTCTTGTTTTGATAGATTTTGGCTGAATTCTAGGTTATCAATACTTTTTTAGTAATTGTTCTAGTTAAGTTCTAGATTATACTGTATTCCTGTTTGGTTTCATTTGTTCGTAGGTTCTATCTTTTCTACGCTATTCTTGTTTGTTTCTTCATTTGTAGCCGTGTCAAGAACTCAAGATATGCTTGGTTTGACAATTTGCTCTATCTGTTTGCATCGTTTTGCGACATGTTGTACCAAGTGATACCACACAACAAGAAGCAATTGACTCTATTGATTAATGTAAGTTATCATTAAAAATTATGTTATAGTAGTGACACGGCCTCTTCAACTAGTGGACAGCTTATAGGAGTATGATTTGTGTATTTGCGTAAATAAGAGTAAGTGTGCGTATATTATGAgcgtctgagttgtactgtgtaatctagACCAGTGAGACAGCTACCACGGACAGACAAAAGAAAATATTGCCATTTTTCATTACTAGGACTGGTTTCTTGTTGCAACTACTGTAGCAACCAGTGAGATCGGGGAAGAGATGGAGTTTGCTAGCTTCACTCGCGGCGCATCTATGGCGGGGTTCCGCCCGGCAACGACGCACGAACTCGGCCAGGCTCCGGTGGCTTGTGCCGCCGTCCGCCACTGCtcgtgccgcccgccgcctcgcgGACGCTCGCCGCCTTATCTGCCACCGCCTCGTCTCCCATCGCTGCCACCACCTGCTCCGCGATCTCCtccgccgtcaccaccgcctcctctccctcccagcTCCACTGCTCCACCCACACGCCGAGCCCGGCGCGTGCCGCCACGCGGGCGTTCACCCGCTGGTACGCGAACCTCGGCCACGCCAGCACCGgcacgccgctgctcgccgcctcCGTCACCGAGTTCCACCTGCAGTGGCTCACGAACACCCCACGGCCGGGTGCCGCAGCACCTCGTCCTGCTCCACCCACGACTTGGTCACCAGGCCTCGGCCCTGCACGCGCCGCAGGAAGaagccctcgccgtcgccgaccaggtcgctgagctcgccggcgtcgtccCTGTCCACGACGGCGCCCTTCACCACCGACAAAAACCGGTGGCCACACGCTTCCAGCCCCGCGGCAAGCTCTCTGATCTGGTCCCTGGCCAGGGCCTTGCGGCTGCCGAAGCTGACGTACACCACCGACCGCGGCGGCTGCGCGTCGAGCCACGCCCTGTAATTCCCCTGCCTCCCCAAGTTTCACCGGCGCAAGCGGCCCTACGGCAAACACCGGCGGGAGGCCGGCGACCACGGCGCCACCCTGCAGAGCCGCGACGGCCTCCGGCTCCATGGCCTCGAAGGCGTTGACCAGGAGGCCGTCGGACGCCACGAGCGCCCGGCCATTTGCGATGAACTGCCGGGTAAAGATGTTGTCCGGATCATGCAGCGCCTGCGGAACCGACTTACTTGGGATGCGGTACACGCCTGGGACGTCGACGTCGCCGACGCTATGTCCATGTCCGGCGCCGCGGGCGTCGAGGTAGGTGGGGAAGTAGGCTTTGAGGGAGAGCATCCTGGCCGACGCGGTGAAGAAGACGTAGCACGGGACGTGGAGCTCCCTGGCTACGGGTATGGCCACGGAGGCCAGCGCGATGTCCGCGACGAGCGCCGacgcgccggcgagcagcgggcCGAGGAGCAAGGGCGCGGAGCGGCGCAGGGCCTCGTAGCGGACGTAGAACGGGTCGGCTCCGGGGAACTCGGCCGACGCGTCGAACGGAGTGAGGCGGAGGTCCATGTCCGTCCGCCGGACGGCGGGGAAGGCTGCGAAGAGTGCGGCGATGTGGCGGGACTCGGCGGACGACACGGTGGGCAGGGTCGTCACGAGGGTGACGTCgcagcggtggccggcggacagcgcgacggcgaggcgggTGAACGGGACCAGGTGGCCCATGCCGGCGCTGGGGAAGAGGACGATGTGCCGCGTGGCTGCCGGTCCCTGGCAATCGCCAGAGCCGGAGTTCGGCGGTGACGCTGAGGACATCGTCGAACACTTGGGTTCCGTGAAGTGCGGGGCGAGGTGCTGGTAGGTGTGATTTGGAGTTCATTTGACTACTTGACTGATGGCCTGGGCCAGTCGTCGAGGTGTCACGCTTGAATTTTGCTACCAATCACGACATCTTTTGTATGGACATCTGGATGACCAAATGCTTTATTTACTATTAATACTTTGAACAGGCCCAACTTCCCCATGTATGATGTCTACTAGGATGGATTGCGCGCTTTGCCGCGCCCATAGAGGGCTGGAGGCTGCCTAGCCGAtttggtcttttttttttccggacGAAATAATTGCTGGAATATGCTTAGAGTAGTGTGCGTGCAATACAAGTTCCAAGCACATACCAAGGCTAAGGGAATTAGTATACACATGGATTCTtcttaagaaacaaaatacAAATGGTTTTGATACACACAGAGTCATTGCCTGATCCCTTGATAATAAAAGAAGAGGGATGCATAATGTTTGATAGTTACATTCAAATTTAGAAATTATATCTCAAGTTCCATCTAAGAGTCCATGCCATTGTATTTTAGGGTCTGTCTGCATGCTATTTAACTCAGGGCAAACACTATGGTAGGAATGATTATTTTCGTCTACAAAAATGAAAAGATTATTTCTAGTACTCTTAAATTGATCAAAAGATTAATATCGATCGAAACAACACAATTCAATAAGGACAATATTTGGCACAAAGGACAAATGCTTGTTGCCATGGTAGAGAAAAAATTTTGTTTGTTAAGCATGCACCATATCAAAAATCTGAAAACAAAATTGAATCACTTACTGAGTATTAACACACGGTGTTCATGTGATTAACCAAGTACTCAGCATTTacgcaaaaaaggaaaaatgggGGGCTTACCTAGAAAAACAAATAATATAATAATTTGGTATACAATATGCAGACAACCAGCCCGTGACAATTTGAAATGGAAATTTGAAGGATAATATATAAATTAAAAGGGAGCATCGTtaagaaagaaacaaaaatacAATGAAGGTAAACTTACTCAGTCAAATTTCTATGACTAT
Proteins encoded:
- the LOC120670668 gene encoding uncharacterized protein LOC120670668; translated protein: METASGATLGRTTGRRRASCPHPSSGPPRGCRLLLSTASQRAERGTDGGGAAARARRQGMAEGRRQPHPGEEAGRARGMAAAEVRKERGEGERGGGARATRRGTAEVCEDRTGTWPLRVHGTSPPRCADSGPSLGQRHAAHPPSAPQIHRRFSQIRRSLPFPEPAGSHGTQCVRGAARGRDRARRRHARAAASRMRGARLAHRQRPGSFLLISTSTYLRGSSHITAAVELLRPLPGGPPSLSGHLPQVPSIAGSADGSGQPLLTAYGCKVN